One segment of Thermodesulfovibrio sp. 3907-1M DNA contains the following:
- a CDS encoding RAMP superfamily CRISPR-associated protein, with amino-acid sequence MKTYIVKIKPLTGFGSPIKGDSLFGHLCWQAVYDPQLFGKPLKELLKDYEENPFIIVSSAFPFIDEKIYLKRPSLPLFKLFKLTEEEFVQKRKELKSKNYFAFEIPLKPLNEIEYEKINFIEEDTQTRCTINRISGTTGEPPFNPYTVDRFYFNCELAIFAGIRQDITIDSFEEALSRVGKYGFGKDATVGYGKFEVIESKEIQLSNASQNFNALYTLAPSVPKKEEVKEIYFSPFIRFGRHGSFLAKSKNPFKNPVIFADEAAVIIPAQYTQKPYIGMSVRNLSKTVPETVTQGYSLVLPVEVR; translated from the coding sequence TTGAAAACTTATATTGTAAAAATAAAACCTCTAACAGGCTTTGGAAGCCCTATTAAAGGAGATAGCCTCTTTGGACATCTCTGCTGGCAGGCAGTTTATGACCCTCAACTTTTTGGAAAACCTCTCAAGGAGCTTCTCAAAGACTATGAGGAAAATCCCTTTATAATTGTATCCTCTGCTTTCCCTTTTATAGATGAAAAAATTTATCTGAAACGTCCATCATTGCCTTTGTTTAAGCTTTTTAAACTCACAGAGGAAGAATTTGTGCAAAAAAGAAAGGAATTAAAGAGCAAAAACTACTTTGCCTTTGAAATACCTCTTAAACCACTGAACGAGATTGAATACGAAAAAATAAACTTTATAGAGGAAGATACTCAGACAAGATGCACCATAAATAGAATTAGCGGCACAACAGGTGAACCCCCTTTTAATCCATACACGGTTGACAGATTTTACTTCAACTGTGAGCTTGCCATATTTGCAGGAATAAGACAAGACATAACCATTGATTCCTTTGAAGAAGCATTATCAAGAGTAGGGAAATATGGATTTGGCAAGGATGCAACTGTTGGATATGGTAAGTTTGAGGTAATAGAAAGCAAAGAAATTCAGCTTTCAAATGCTTCTCAAAATTTCAATGCCCTATACACCCTTGCTCCTTCTGTTCCAAAGAAAGAAGAAGTTAAGGAAATCTACTTTTCTCCTTTTATCAGATTTGGACGCCATGGAAGCTTCCTTGCAAAGTCAAAAAATCCATTCAAAAATCCGGTGATATTTGCTGATGAAGCAGCGGTAATAATTCCAGCACAATACACTCAGAAACCCTACATCGGCATGAGTGTAAGAAATCTCTCAAAGACAGTCCCTGAAACAGTAACACAGGGATACTCCCTGGTTTTACCTGTGGAGGTGCGATAA
- the csm3 gene encoding type III-A CRISPR-associated RAMP protein Csm3 codes for MKLKEIKTIKGKIILRTGLHIGSGNMEMQIGGTDNPVIKHPHTQEPYIPGSSLKGKIRSLLEYYYGVVAESAKTEDYKKSGGLASCELYRRANGDVKKHIKNILKVFGSAASDEELLVEFGPTRVSFSDCSLSEDFKKEAEEKQWSYIEVKSENRINRITGTAKDPRFIERVPAGAKFDFEVYFKILDDEDEELFENYLLTGLKLLEMDSLGGSGSRGYGKIEFQFYDKQIREKFNSLKLWG; via the coding sequence ATGAAACTAAAGGAAATCAAAACAATCAAAGGCAAAATAATTCTTAGAACAGGACTTCACATTGGCTCAGGCAACATGGAAATGCAGATAGGAGGCACAGACAATCCTGTGATAAAACACCCCCATACCCAGGAACCCTACATTCCTGGCTCATCACTAAAAGGCAAAATAAGAAGTCTTCTTGAATACTACTACGGTGTTGTTGCAGAATCTGCAAAAACTGAAGATTACAAAAAATCTGGTGGTCTTGCCTCCTGCGAACTTTACAGAAGAGCAAACGGCGATGTTAAAAAACACATAAAAAACATACTCAAAGTATTTGGTTCAGCTGCATCTGATGAAGAATTACTTGTAGAGTTTGGACCAACGAGGGTATCTTTCAGTGACTGTAGCCTCAGTGAAGATTTCAAAAAAGAAGCTGAAGAAAAACAGTGGAGTTACATAGAAGTAAAATCTGAAAACAGAATAAATCGCATTACAGGAACAGCAAAGGATCCAAGATTTATTGAGAGAGTTCCAGCAGGCGCTAAATTTGATTTTGAAGTTTACTTTAAAATTCTTGACGATGAAGATGAAGAGCTCTTTGAAAACTATTTACTTACAGGGTTGAAACTTCTTGAGATGGACTCTCTTGGAGGTTCAGGAAGTCGTGGATACGGAAAAATTGAGTTCCAATTTTACGATAAACAAATAAGGGAAAAATTTAACTCTTTAAAGCTATGGGGGTAA
- the csm2 gene encoding type III-A CRISPR-associated protein Csm2 produces MNTKLPEIKFWKDEVKGLVNPELFSEVANKWAEQIKTAGKNNKDRNKISQLRKFYDEVLIFHGRVKNEEEFQKMLPYIKILNAKAYYAEGRKLITEDFREFIQKALSQIKNKRDFDVFVKFFEAFMGFYKYYDEKLDKGGSR; encoded by the coding sequence ATGAATACTAAACTACCAGAAATCAAATTCTGGAAAGATGAAGTTAAAGGTCTTGTTAATCCAGAACTGTTCTCAGAGGTAGCGAATAAATGGGCAGAGCAAATTAAAACAGCAGGTAAAAACAATAAAGACAGAAACAAAATTTCCCAGCTTAGAAAGTTTTACGATGAAGTTTTAATCTTTCATGGAAGAGTAAAAAACGAGGAAGAATTCCAGAAAATGCTTCCTTACATTAAGATTCTTAATGCCAAAGCATATTATGCTGAAGGAAGAAAACTTATCACAGAAGATTTTAGAGAGTTTATACAAAAAGCGTTAAGTCAGATTAAAAATAAAAGAGACTTTGATGTCTTTGTAAAATTTTTTGAAGCCTTCATGGGCTTTTACAAATACTACGATGAAAAATTAGATAAAGGAGGCAGCCGATGA
- the cas10 gene encoding type III-A CRISPR-associated protein Cas10/Csm1, translating to MSFKILKIALAGMLHDIGKFMERAELKIPQKYIDNNQALYQPKTHWHYTHKHALYTAYFIDEMSEYFPSQFTEYSSPKDSIVNLCAKHHRPDSDSPEQIIIQEADCISSGIERREFEEKEESVRKAKEIPLLSIFEDISITENWKAVSSQEFRFSYPVREISPVNIFPIEKQNVTGQAYSELYQKFVKVFKNLPHKDSPRLWMEHLDSALFVFTTLIPSATLKEAQGRFEEIISDISLYDHGRLTSALAIAMYLYHLSTDSMDENSIKARDIKKFLLIEGNFYGIQDFIFSEGGSTAKHAAKLLRGRSFYVSLLSELAADFILDKLNLPFTSIVTNAAGKFKILAPNTEKHINAVKEAEDEINHWLVKNFYGEVSIGLSWIEASPDDFICSGDSLGRVLRAIGNASEERKLKKLDLTLYGGTKSTARYLDTFSDAGVCSLCNRRAAKLENQINEDYLCDICHDHVKIGENLVKKDTLVVATADAELHETLKMPVFDKYQVSFLPGRLSELVRQNKIIHYWNINSLWKNENILDDFVSIKLINGYVPRFTPEYKNEIEKITYGESDKEETIEAIQNQAILNFHHIARLALQKTEQGMNGVDALGVFKADIDNLGTIFTKGLRPEKRTFSRYAALSRQLNLFFTLYLPYLCKTEFKNIYTIFAGGDDLFLIAPWSEITRFSMRLSEDFYRYCCNNSEITLSAGVYITQPETPVLKMAEASEKALEKAKNSGKNKITIFNCPVEWSSIEELEKIRQELESWFDDELITISFLYKLNELRQLAEEEKEILKRQLIHEKLNPLIWRAKLHYFATRNIAKGKNREERIKTVEEVLSKLVIWIEKYRESFRIPLWQTIYMRRKA from the coding sequence ATGAGCTTTAAAATCTTAAAAATTGCTTTGGCAGGCATGCTGCATGACATCGGAAAATTCATGGAAAGGGCTGAATTGAAGATACCACAGAAATACATAGATAATAATCAAGCACTATATCAACCAAAAACCCACTGGCATTATACTCACAAGCATGCTCTCTATACAGCTTACTTTATTGATGAAATGAGCGAATACTTTCCTAGCCAATTTACAGAATATTCCTCTCCAAAAGATTCTATCGTAAATCTATGCGCAAAACACCACAGACCAGACTCAGATTCTCCAGAACAAATAATAATTCAGGAAGCTGATTGCATAAGCAGTGGCATCGAGAGAAGAGAATTTGAAGAAAAAGAAGAAAGTGTGAGAAAAGCAAAGGAGATTCCTTTACTGTCAATATTTGAGGATATTTCTATTACCGAAAACTGGAAAGCAGTTAGCTCCCAGGAGTTCCGTTTTTCCTATCCTGTAAGAGAAATTTCTCCCGTAAATATTTTCCCCATAGAGAAACAGAATGTTACGGGACAGGCTTATTCTGAGCTTTATCAGAAATTTGTTAAAGTTTTTAAGAATCTCCCTCATAAAGACTCTCCCAGACTCTGGATGGAACATCTTGATTCAGCACTTTTTGTTTTCACAACATTGATCCCATCAGCCACACTTAAAGAGGCTCAAGGCAGGTTTGAAGAGATTATTTCAGATATCTCTCTTTATGATCATGGAAGACTTACTTCTGCTTTAGCAATTGCCATGTATCTTTATCATCTCTCAACAGATTCAATGGATGAAAATTCAATAAAAGCAAGAGATATCAAGAAATTTCTTTTAATTGAGGGAAATTTTTACGGAATTCAGGATTTTATATTTTCAGAAGGTGGCTCTACTGCTAAACATGCAGCAAAATTACTGAGAGGTAGATCCTTTTATGTTTCTCTATTAAGTGAGCTTGCTGCAGATTTTATCCTTGACAAACTAAACTTACCTTTCACATCAATTGTTACGAATGCAGCAGGAAAATTCAAAATTTTAGCCCCCAACACTGAAAAACATATTAATGCAGTGAAAGAAGCAGAAGATGAAATAAACCACTGGCTTGTAAAAAACTTTTATGGAGAGGTAAGCATTGGTCTGAGCTGGATTGAAGCCTCACCAGATGATTTCATTTGTAGCGGAGACAGTCTTGGTAGAGTTTTAAGAGCGATTGGAAATGCATCTGAGGAAAGAAAACTCAAAAAATTAGATCTTACTCTATATGGAGGCACTAAATCTACTGCAAGATATCTTGATACATTTTCCGATGCTGGAGTATGTTCCCTTTGCAATCGAAGAGCAGCAAAACTTGAAAATCAAATAAATGAAGACTACCTATGTGATATCTGTCATGATCACGTAAAAATTGGGGAAAATCTTGTTAAGAAAGATACTCTTGTTGTAGCAACAGCTGATGCAGAACTTCACGAAACACTAAAAATGCCAGTTTTTGATAAGTATCAGGTAAGTTTTCTCCCAGGAAGACTCTCAGAACTCGTAAGACAGAACAAAATAATTCATTACTGGAACATTAATTCTCTCTGGAAAAATGAGAATATTCTTGATGATTTTGTTTCAATTAAACTTATAAACGGCTATGTTCCAAGGTTTACCCCAGAATATAAAAATGAGATTGAAAAAATAACTTATGGAGAATCAGATAAAGAAGAAACTATTGAAGCTATTCAAAACCAGGCAATTCTTAACTTTCATCATATCGCAAGACTTGCTTTACAGAAAACAGAGCAGGGGATGAATGGAGTGGATGCTCTGGGAGTTTTTAAAGCCGACATTGATAATCTCGGAACCATATTTACTAAAGGATTAAGACCTGAAAAGAGAACTTTCTCAAGATATGCAGCACTTTCACGCCAGCTTAACCTCTTTTTTACACTTTATCTACCATATCTTTGTAAAACAGAGTTTAAAAACATCTATACAATTTTTGCCGGAGGAGATGACCTCTTTCTCATTGCTCCGTGGAGTGAAATAACGAGATTTTCAATGAGACTGTCAGAGGATTTTTACAGATACTGCTGTAACAACAGTGAAATTACTCTCTCAGCAGGAGTATATATTACTCAACCTGAAACCCCTGTGCTCAAAATGGCTGAAGCTTCAGAGAAAGCACTGGAAAAAGCAAAAAATAGTGGGAAAAACAAGATAACAATATTTAATTGTCCTGTTGAATGGAGCAGTATTGAAGAATTGGAAAAAATTAGACAGGAACTGGAAAGCTGGTTTGATGACGAACTTATAACCATTTCTTTCCTGTATAAACTAAACGAGCTGAGACAGCTTGCTGAAGAGGAGAAAGAGATACTGAAACGACAATTAATCCATGAAAAACTTAATCCTCTAATATGGAGAGCAAAACTTCATTATTTTGCCACAAGAAACATTGCAAAAGGGAAAAACAGAGAAGAGAGAATTAAAACAGTAGAAGAAGTCCTATCAAAACTCGTAATCTGGATAGAAAAATACAGGGAATCCTTCAGGATTCCCTTATGGCAAACAATTTACATGAGGAGGAAAGCATGA
- the csm6 gene encoding CRISPR-associated ring nuclease Csm6, with amino-acid sequence MKKFKEILVCVIGGTPQIITETLYALANKEPPVYIDEIYIITTSVGRKQIENALIKKEILKQFLVEYNLPYVEIKPSQVIVIKDKNDNEIEDIRDSSHSEATADTIISLIKELTKDSSTRLHCSLTGGRKTMSFYLGSAMELFGRPHDRLYHVLVSPEFESNPEFFYKPKKEKFIKCRLQDGTIKEISTEKAKIELMELPFVRFSGKIQFHGKNFKELIRETQSEINLGGFQPEIILDVKERKLEIAGVCLTLNPAFIALYATLLQQKLSCTRKRVCSSCTDCYVSLIQITEEPLVKWFARFYSEAYKPALVSAEEVEEKIRKKLSLYTIRSYISKINNSIFQALPDKAIHCKINSIRRYGATTYGIAVDRRKIKIK; translated from the coding sequence ATGAAAAAATTTAAAGAAATTCTCGTTTGTGTTATAGGTGGAACTCCTCAGATTATTACAGAAACCCTTTATGCTCTCGCCAATAAAGAGCCTCCAGTTTACATTGATGAGATATATATAATAACAACATCTGTTGGCAGGAAACAGATTGAAAATGCATTGATTAAAAAAGAAATTTTAAAACAGTTTCTCGTTGAATACAATCTCCCTTATGTTGAAATCAAGCCTTCGCAGGTCATTGTAATAAAAGATAAAAATGACAATGAAATTGAGGACATAAGAGATTCTTCTCATAGCGAGGCAACAGCCGACACAATCATCTCTTTAATAAAAGAGCTCACAAAAGACAGTTCTACAAGACTTCATTGCTCTCTTACAGGTGGAAGAAAAACAATGAGCTTTTATCTTGGCTCTGCAATGGAGCTTTTCGGACGCCCACATGACAGGCTTTATCATGTGCTTGTTTCACCAGAGTTTGAATCAAATCCAGAGTTTTTCTATAAACCGAAAAAAGAAAAGTTTATAAAGTGCAGACTTCAAGACGGCACAATAAAAGAAATAAGCACAGAGAAAGCAAAAATTGAGCTTATGGAACTTCCTTTTGTAAGGTTTTCTGGAAAGATTCAGTTTCATGGAAAAAACTTTAAAGAACTCATACGGGAGACTCAATCAGAAATTAATCTTGGAGGCTTTCAGCCTGAAATAATTCTTGATGTAAAAGAGCGAAAACTGGAAATTGCAGGAGTTTGCCTTACCCTGAATCCAGCTTTCATTGCTCTGTATGCCACATTACTTCAACAAAAACTTTCATGCACCAGAAAAAGAGTTTGTAGTAGCTGCACTGACTGCTATGTATCGCTAATTCAGATTACAGAGGAGCCTCTGGTAAAATGGTTTGCCAGGTTTTATTCAGAAGCTTACAAACCTGCCTTAGTTTCAGCGGAAGAAGTAGAGGAAAAAATAAGAAAAAAACTGAGTCTATACACTATAAGAAGTTACATAAGCAAAATAAATAATTCAATTTTTCAGGCTCTACCCGATAAAGCTATACATTGCAAAATTAACTCTATTAGGCGATATGGTGCAACTACCTATGGTATTGCTGTTGACAGAAGAAAAATAAAAATTAAATAA
- a CDS encoding putative CRISPR-associated protein — protein MKELHIISTGISLLTNAQKAGIFPERKISDEDYWQKLLNSDIEIHKLVNFLKSSPMKNSAEMNTFLRVVEGKSPNSIEVYLFGTKTASNELCRLAIEQFLKDAGYEIYTPYEISGYFWEAKYYEPSYAIDKFKLGISELLDRLICLANTKKKQGYRVFFNPTGGLKAHVIATALAGILTDCQIYYMNEEFHEVVFLPKLFYLPKGKELELLKKLAEKRVFTSRDYEELEKNYEEEIERLEIYGLIARLPDESQKALWITNRGLLFIAESNEKI, from the coding sequence ATGAAAGAGCTTCACATAATAAGTACAGGTATATCTCTTTTAACAAATGCGCAGAAAGCAGGAATTTTTCCTGAGAGAAAAATTTCTGACGAAGATTACTGGCAGAAGCTTCTCAATTCTGACATTGAAATTCATAAACTTGTGAACTTCCTGAAAAGCTCACCAATGAAAAACTCTGCTGAGATGAATACATTTTTAAGGGTTGTTGAGGGAAAATCCCCGAATTCCATTGAAGTTTATCTATTCGGCACAAAAACTGCATCAAATGAACTCTGCAGACTGGCAATTGAGCAGTTTCTGAAGGATGCAGGATATGAAATTTATACACCCTATGAAATAAGCGGATATTTCTGGGAGGCAAAGTATTATGAACCTTCTTACGCCATAGATAAATTTAAGCTCGGCATTTCAGAGCTTCTTGACAGATTAATTTGTCTTGCCAATACAAAAAAGAAACAGGGTTACAGAGTATTTTTCAATCCCACTGGAGGACTTAAAGCCCATGTAATTGCCACTGCTCTGGCAGGAATTCTTACAGACTGCCAGATTTATTATATGAACGAGGAATTTCACGAAGTTGTATTTTTACCAAAACTATTTTACCTTCCAAAAGGAAAAGAGCTTGAACTTCTTAAAAAATTAGCAGAAAAAAGAGTTTTCACCAGTAGAGACTATGAAGAACTGGAAAAAAACTATGAAGAAGAAATTGAAAGACTTGAGATTTACGGACTCATAGCAAGACTACCCGATGAATCACAGAAAGCTCTGTGGATAACCAACAGGGGGTTACTGTTTATAGCTGAATCAAATGAAAAAATTTAA
- a CDS encoding Wzy polymerase domain-containing protein — protein sequence MPPFLKINKLSAERILLFILSFVFLFIMHIFLPNIGGVIAKQVEYVIWFCSGAVVFIAGLKVIGSKTIKDSPLKIYILLFIALWIGSIVFNPIRNLDYFLISSAWLSGGFVLWFALIQYELTVRQKLFILFLIFLSALIESMIGIIQFFGLYRYIPVSPSPEAGMVGGVFQQKNLFASWIATGLIISLYLISTAWLRSFSKAKKILFFSGVFVLSLSLIIAESRTGLLGVAVAMTLIFISRWKNYRAIKKTVFVLIMIFIAGFSTGFLLLSIQDQLSIEKLALKKIKWFSDPEQISYRERILMYETSFEMFREKPITGQGFSNFGSLYMYYQAKVKKLHPQYYKGTGNQYTHHPHNELSLIVAESGGMGIAGLLILLYGVLRFCKKIGLTRAVAYTGLLTPFSIHMMLEYPLHLSVAHWFAFLLIGAIATSHFLKKTELRIKKILQVISVATVSVLFLLFSVFIVKIFIAYNQLVIWYIDYSEGKQAYIENLIPAKENIYLRNWAMPMYMFYSAENALKDIDKNKEFLLDFLEWAEAEKKRIPIPQVFQYDAFVLFNLGKHFDRFEYLSEAAKSTEEGLKLYPDNQELKNLRRVILVEAFKRILNNFKKNNLKQQA from the coding sequence ATGCCTCCCTTTCTTAAAATTAATAAGCTTTCAGCTGAAAGAATCCTGCTTTTTATTCTGAGTTTTGTTTTTTTATTTATAATGCATATATTCCTTCCAAATATTGGAGGAGTTATTGCAAAGCAGGTTGAATATGTCATATGGTTTTGTTCAGGAGCAGTTGTTTTTATTGCAGGATTGAAAGTAATCGGAAGCAAAACTATAAAAGACTCTCCGCTAAAAATATACATTCTTCTTTTTATTGCTCTGTGGATTGGTAGCATAGTTTTCAACCCAATAAGAAATCTTGATTATTTTTTAATAAGCTCAGCATGGCTTTCTGGCGGATTTGTTCTCTGGTTTGCACTTATTCAATATGAACTCACAGTAAGACAGAAGCTTTTTATTCTTTTTTTGATATTTTTATCCGCTTTAATTGAATCCATGATAGGAATAATCCAGTTTTTCGGACTTTACAGATACATTCCTGTTAGTCCATCCCCTGAGGCAGGAATGGTTGGAGGAGTATTTCAGCAAAAGAATCTTTTTGCATCATGGATAGCAACAGGGCTTATTATAAGTCTTTACCTTATTTCAACAGCATGGCTCAGAAGCTTTTCAAAGGCTAAAAAAATATTATTTTTTTCAGGAGTCTTTGTTTTATCACTAAGTCTTATTATTGCAGAGTCAAGGACAGGACTTCTCGGTGTGGCAGTTGCAATGACTTTAATCTTTATATCCAGATGGAAAAATTACAGAGCAATAAAAAAGACTGTTTTTGTCTTGATAATGATTTTTATTGCAGGATTTTCAACTGGATTTCTCCTTCTATCCATTCAGGATCAGCTTAGTATAGAAAAACTCGCATTGAAAAAAATAAAATGGTTCTCTGATCCTGAACAGATCTCCTACAGAGAAAGAATTCTAATGTATGAAACATCCTTTGAGATGTTCAGGGAAAAACCGATCACAGGACAGGGATTTTCAAATTTTGGTAGTCTTTACATGTATTATCAGGCAAAGGTTAAAAAACTGCATCCTCAGTATTATAAAGGAACTGGAAATCAATATACCCATCATCCTCACAATGAGCTTTCTCTTATAGTAGCAGAAAGTGGAGGCATGGGAATTGCAGGGCTTTTAATTCTTTTATATGGGGTTTTAAGGTTTTGTAAGAAAATTGGCTTAACACGGGCAGTTGCTTATACTGGTCTTTTGACACCTTTTTCAATTCATATGATGCTTGAGTATCCCCTTCATCTTTCAGTGGCTCACTGGTTTGCCTTTTTGCTTATTGGTGCAATTGCAACATCTCATTTTTTAAAGAAAACTGAGTTAAGAATTAAAAAAATTCTACAGGTTATATCAGTGGCAACAGTTTCAGTTTTATTTCTACTTTTTTCAGTTTTCATAGTAAAAATCTTTATTGCCTATAATCAGCTCGTTATATGGTATATAGATTACTCTGAAGGAAAACAGGCTTACATTGAAAACCTGATTCCTGCAAAAGAAAATATTTATTTAAGAAACTGGGCTATGCCAATGTATATGTTTTACAGCGCTGAGAATGCATTGAAGGATATTGACAAAAATAAAGAGTTTTTGCTCGATTTTTTAGAGTGGGCAGAGGCTGAAAAGAAAAGAATTCCTATACCTCAGGTTTTTCAGTATGATGCTTTTGTTTTATTCAATCTTGGGAAACACTTTGACAGATTTGAATACTTAAGTGAAGCAGCAAAATCAACTGAAGAGGGGCTTAAGCTCTATCCTGATAATCAAGAACTTAAAAACCTACGGAGGGTTATTCTGGTTGAGGCTTTTAAAAGGATACTCAATAACTTTAAAAAAAATAATCTGAAACAGCAGGCGTAA